In Equus przewalskii isolate Varuska chromosome 31, EquPr2, whole genome shotgun sequence, the sequence aggagggaaggatgagggagaaggagggaaggatgagggagaaggagggaaggatgagggagaaggagggaaggatgagggagaaggagggaaggatgagggaggagaaggacggaaggatgagggaggagggaagaatgagggagaaggagggaaggatgagggagaaggagggaaggatgagggagaaggagggaaggatgagggaggagggaagaatgagggagaaggagggaaggatgagggaggagaaggagggaaggatgagggaggagggaaggatgagggaggagggaaggatgagggagaagaagggaaggatgagggaggagggaaggatgagggaggagggaaggatgagggaggaggagggaaggatgagggagaagggaaggatgagggagaaggagggaaggatgagggagaaggagggaaggatgagggagaaggagggaaggatgagggaggaggagggaaggatgagggagaaggagggaaggatgagggaggagggaaggatgagggagaagggaaggatgagggaggagggaaggatgagggagaagggaaggatgagggaggagaaggagcgaaggatgagggagaagggaaggatgagggaaaaggagggaaggatgagggagaaggagggaaggatgagggagaaggagggaaggatgagggagaaggagggaaggatgagggaggaggagggaaggatgagggagaagggaaggatgagggaggagggaaggatgagggaggagggaaggatgagggagaagggaaggatgagggaggagaaggagggaaggatgagggagaagggaaggatgagggaaaagaagggaaggatgagggagaaggagggaaggatgagggaggaggagggaaggatgagggagaaggagggaaggatgagggaggagggaaggatgatgGGTAGCAGGGAGCAGGCCTCAGGAGCCGGATGGGGCAGCGGTGCTCCCGCACCACCGCGTACCTCCATGTCCTAAAGGAGTGACTGGCAGGATTGTTCGGGATAGTTCGTGGTCTCCCCAGAAAAGCGGGGGCTTGGCAGAGGCCCTGGGAAGGAGCCCAGGCAGCATGTGGAGCCCAGGCCCCCACCGCAAGCCGTTCCCCCTCCCGAGCCCCACGCGTGCGGCCCACGGCCCGAGCACCTGGATCTGCTCAAAGGGGATCTCAAAGCTGAAGGACTCATTGAAGTACGGGTTCAGGGTCTTCTTCTTCACCGTCGTCTTCTTCTTCTTGAGCCTCTTGCCGTTCTGCATCAGGTGGATCTTCACGTAGGGGTCTGCACGGAGGGAATCCAGGCCCACAGGGGCAGCCTTAGCGCCCGCCCCTGGAGCAGGCACCGTCTGCCTGGAGCCCCCGCGCGTGGAGCCCCCAGAAGCTCCAGGCCGCTGAGTCCAAGGACGGCCGGGGGGCATCTAGTTCAGGAGCAGCACAAAGGCGTCGCCTCAGGGACCACCTCTGGCCGAGGGGGTGTGGCTGCCTGGAGCACCATGCTGGGGACCTTCCTGAGCCAGAGTCGGGCCTTGGTGAGAGGGAACATGGGTGGCTTCGGCGTGTCTGCCCTCGGCAGTGGACAGAGGAGGGCCGCAGGCATGGCAGGCACCCGCCATCCCGGAGCCAATCCAGTCCCCCTGACCTTGCTCACGAGAAACCATCCCCCCGAGGTCACACGCGGGgagcggggttggggggggggtgacAGAGCTGGGCTACAGCAAGAACTGCTACCTGGAGCCCATACCCAGGGCTGATTCTCAGGGTGGTACAGCAGAGGCAGCGTGCCCCATTGTCCCCCGAAACCCTGGCCGGGCCCAATCCCACTCGGAGCGCTCCCTTCCGCCAGCTCCCCACCCTGGGTCAGCCGCAGAGCCTCTCGCGGCGAGGTGTCCGGGTGTGGAAGGACGGGCCCTGTCCACTCCCTACGCTTCCGCGGAGAAGTGGACCCCTCAGCCACGGACTCATCTGGGGGTGAAATGCTCGTATCCTTTCTTCCGTGGCCCCTAGGGCGCAGCCAGAGAGCATGGAGCAGGCAGCCCGGAATGGGGGGCAGGGGGCCCTCAGAGACCAGGCCGCCCCTGCTCCGCGGCCGCCCTCCGCGGCATCCTGcgtgtccccccaccccacccccgccccccgcaggaGGTCCCTGCTGACAGGCTCGGGCGGCGGCCGGCTCGCTGCTGCCACCTAACGGCAGCCGGCAGCCCTGCACGCACCTGAAAGGCCGCCCACGTCCATCTTCTTGAGGTTCTTGGCCTCCAGGATGCAGACGGTGAGCTTCCCGGCCGTGGGCACGTAGCGCAGGGAGGTGCAGATGTCGCCCAGCTTCTCCGGCTGATGGGGGACAGGGGGGACCTGGGTCATCTGAGCTGTCCCCTGCCTCCGGCATGGCTGACCCCCGTCTGGCGGGGACTAGCAAGGCCCAGGCCCCACGCCTGTGGTGGTCGAGGTCTCTCAGCATCTGACCTCGGGCCTCGGGCTCAGGTCAGCGAAGCCCTGAGGGTACTGGTGGCCCCGCGGGGGCCGCGGCCTCGGGATGCCAACAGGCGTGGAGCAGAGGACAGGCAGTGacgctgggggaggggggcatcCGGGCGGGTGTGGGGTATGTCCAGCTCCcgccccaggcccaggcaggtGCGAGAGGACGAGGAGAGGGAGCCGAGGGCGCCGGGAGACTGCGTGCCGCGGAGCCTCCCCCGTCGCCCCCCACCCAGGCGGCTCCTGCAGCCACTCGACCTGCAGTGACCTGTGCTGTTAAAGCCCTTCGCGTCCCTTTCCTAATGTCACTGTCACTGCCACTGTTGTGTAGATGGAGTGAGGATGCTTTGTGACCcggagactgaggttcagagacttGCTGGAAGTCCCACAGCAATGTAGCACCGGGGGCACCTGAGATCCCTGCCAACACCAGGCCACAGGGTGAAAGCTCCCCAGGGACGGGCCCCTCGGGCCAACACTGACCATCCCACGACACCCCAGTTCAGGTGTGCCACCCTTCCTCCCAGACGGCGTGAGCCCCAAGGGGAAGGCCGTCCTAAGTGTGTATTCCCGCCCCTCCGTCACCGCCTGGTCCTGTGCTGGGCACATAGCACGGCTTGGCTGAGACGGATGACCGATGCTGGCAAGGGGCAGTGGCTACAACGGAATATTTGGtacacagttggtgctcaatagatgaataagtgaatgaaagcTGTAGCAGTTGCTGGGAGGACAAGCCACATGCTGAGAATCCTTTAGACTAAATGTGGGCTTTCCTtgtgggtaaactgaggcactgagTCATGAATCACTGGCCCTAAGTGACAGCAGACTCTTAAGAGTAACAGTGACGATGGTTCTCCCTTATCTCAGCGCCTGCGAGGTGCTGACACCCACCAGATGCCAGACCCTCAGACGCCAGAGTGTCTCCCTATCTGACAGAGACTACAGAAGGGAATAAAGGACGTGCCTGGGGTCACTCAGCTGGGATCCCAACCCTGGTGGCCTGACTCTAAAGTCACGGGCTCTCTCTGTTTGCCATCCGCCTGCCGGGCCAGGTGgctcacctcctccttctccccgcCCTGCAGGTCCCTCCACTCCTCGATGGGCTGGCCCAGGTCCACCGTGTTCATGGGCACCTTCACCTCCCCGATGATGTCGTGTTTGGAGAAGCGGTCAAAGTCGTAGATGGCCATCACCAGGGTTttgccccccagctcctggtacgGCACCTGCAGGGCACAGTGGGGTCAGAAGAGGTCAGAGCAACTCGTGCACCTCCACGGGCTGCCGTGCACAGGCTCCCGGCCCGGGCTCTACCCCGTGGCTGCAGGACTCCCGATGCGTCTGTAAAGAGCAGGCCCCGGGCTCTGGGGAAGCAGAGGGTGAGAAGGGGGGTCCCAATGCTCCAGAGGCCCACAGCCCGGCCTGCTGTTGTTCCCGACTGAGCCCGTTCCGGGGCCCCGGCAGCAGCTAAGGACCTGGGCTCCGGGAGGCGCTGGCGTCACCCTCCCAGCCACCTCACCTTGAAGGTGAAGGTTTCATTGAAGGCAGGGTTCAGGGTTTTCCGGTGGACTTTGGtctcatatttcttcttcttgtctggAAGGAGGAAGACTTTGACGTAAGGGTCTGAGGTGCCCCCCATGTCCAGGGCGGGCAATTCCGCAGCCTGCAGGACACCGACGGTGAgctgtggagagagagggagggacctgAGTCTCAGGACGGTGCCAACACTGGACCTGACCCAGGACCAGCACCCACCGATCCTGCCCCAGAGCTGGGCAGCTGGGGATTGGGGAGCCAAGCCGGTGCTAGAGCCGGGGATAGGTCTCCATCTCCGTCccaggcagtgggatgacatttGGGGAGACTGAAGTGGAGAAGGCAGCTGATCTACCcagaggtgggaggcaggagaaCAGCACAGCCACTGTCCAGAGTCGATGTCCAGGGGCACACGCCCTGTGGCTTCCAGGCTGCCCCGCTCGGTGGAAAGCAGCGGTGCCCACAGGACCCAGGGGAGCCGTTTgcatcccctccccccagctgcccactctccccccaccccgttcccccctgcccctcccagccccgcccGCACACCTGGTTGGCCTGGAAGTCGTAGTCCAGGGAGAACTGCAGCTTGCCCAGGTTCTccggctccttctcctcctctccttccccttctccctccgTCAGGCCCGTCTCTGCGTCATCATCGTCCTGCGGGGGCTGGGGGCGAGGAGGGACGGGCTAAGATAGGAGAACAGCACAGCCTGGCCTGGGGACCCTCCAACGGCCTCGTGTGCCCACCGCCCCTCAGAGCCCCAGCCTGTGTTTGGAAGACATGGCTCCAGTTTTGGGGGGCCTCTCTCCCTGCCGGGCACAGCACTATGAGGCCAGGCACGGCGCCACATGCTCTGCAGGCGTCCCCtgtcagccccctccccaggcctcccccagctcagacgcccccccaccccacccccccgccagACATACCAGGAGAGCCGTCCAGATGCACCGGGAGCAGGGCGAGCCcgcagaggggaagagaaggaagaaagtgacGTCAGAGAAAGTCCTGCAGCTGCGCCCAGCCCGAATCACAGCCACTTGGTGAGAGCAGCCTGGGCTGCACCCAAGGGGTTCTggggcccccaccccactgcaggTTCCTCCTGGGCCCCCcaaacattcacacacacacaggcatgtgcacacacgcacaagTACTCAAAGCCACTGCGAGCCCTGGCTGACTTCTTGAGACCAGGCCCTCCTTCCATCCTCCATATTGATTCCTTGAGCAAGAGATTCTTCAGAACCAACGTGGGGAAAACGAAGCACACGGGGGCCTCTGAATCGCACAAAGAGACACTTGTGTATCAGGGACATTTGCAGGCTGACCGACCCCAAAAGACAGGGGTAAAGAAACAGAGTGTTCATGTGACTCGAGAGGGACTCCGCTGGCCCCGTCTCGGTGCCTCAGGACCGTTCTTCCACCTCATCCAACTCTGCACCCCCGGCTGGATGCCCCCAGTGAGGCATCGCTCCCCAGTCCCCTCTGGCAGGAGAACAGGGCACTCCAGGGGTGACTTCCTGGTGGGTGAGGGTCTCTCTTCCCAGCACTTTGTGCAAACAGCCTCTTTCAGGGTCAACATATTGTTCTCTCCCCTGTCTTCTCAAGGATGAGTCTCTGCAAACCCTAAGTAAGTGCCCTGCCCACCAGTGACGGGCAGACGACTTTATAGGTTACACGAGAGACGGAGCCAACAGGGAGAGTGTGTGGGCTTCTAAGGGAGAGGGGGGCAGTTTGGCTGCAGAGACGAGAGGCCTTTGCTTCACCTTTCAGCCTCAGGAAGGCGGCCCCCGTCCCTCCCCACAGTGAGCCCTACCCGACCCCTCGGCCTGGCCCCGTCCCTCCCCGCAGTGAGCCCTACCCGACCCCTCGGCCTGGCCCCGTCCCCCCCCACAGTGAGCCCTACCCGACCCCTCGGCCTGGCCCCATCCCTCCCCGCAGTGAGCCCTACCCGACCCCTCGGCCTGGCCCCGTCCCCCCCCAGCCCTACCCGACCCCTCGGCCTGGCCCCGTCCCCCCCTAGCCCTACCCGACCCCTCGGCCTGGCCCCGTCCCCCCCCAGCCCTACCTGGCCGCCTCGCATGTCCTTCATGTTCATGGCGTTCTTCATGCCCTTGCCCttctccttcttgttcttcttcttcttgcagCAGCACTTCTTGCAGATGCAGAAGCAGCAGGTGAGGAGCAGGAGGCCAGCGACCACGGCGATGGCAATCAGTGCCCAGGGCGGTACTGCCCGCAGAGAGGAGACCGGGGTCAGCCGTGCTGTGCCTcgccacccccaaccccacagcATTGGAAAAATGGGTGAAGACTCTGAACCCCCAAGTGCCCACACTCCACATTTTTAACACCGCCTATGAGTGGTTTGCATGTAATCCGCATAGCTGTGCGTGCCTTTTCCTGAAGAGCTTGCTCTTCCTTTAGTCGGCCGCCTTTGTGGACACAGCCCGCTACCTGAGAGACAGTGACCAGGGTCCACGACGAAGAGAGAAGCTTGGCTGTACTGAGTTTTGACCAGTTCGATCTATGGAGAACCGGCTCATGGTGGAGAGGATGGGAGGGTCCTTATCAGGCCCAAGTGGAGAAAGAGCCTTGAGAGGGTGACCGGAGCCAGAGGCCACGATCCTTAAGGACCTAGAAGGCTGGGCTTTGTGAGACTCCATCTTTGGGGGATGGGCCCCGGGCTGCTCTCCGTGGTGCTGAAGCGCCAGCTCCCACCCGTGTGGCGGCTCCCTTCACCTGGATCCCTGGTGTCTCCCGCACAGACTTCACCAGGAATTCAGAAAGCAGTGGGGCTTTTATTTTCAACTCTCCAAAATAAAGTCATTTCAAGTGTGACTGGAAAACTCGAAGAAGGAtttctgtttcataatttttcatcttcttttggtTGCATCTTTGGACAGTTTTCTAAGTTATAAGAACTTTTTAGCTCTGGGAGGTTGGGGCACATGAACCCCCTTGTTCCCTTCATTAGTGCCAGTCTACAGGCCCCCCACCCATTCCTGAAGAGGCTCCCCGGATAATCCAGCCTGGAATCTAAACGTTAGGggagagcccagcccagcccagcgcaCAAGGCCCTTCCTAACTCCAGCCTCGCCCCCCGCTCAGCCCCCGAGACACTCACAGGGGATCTTGTTCATCTCATTGAAGAACTTCTCCTTCATCTGGGCAAACACGTCGCTCTTGCTCTCCCCAGCACCCCCACTCTCGGTGGAGTTGTCCACGGGCCCGACTGGCATTgtggcggtggtggtggcagGAGCCACAATGGGCTCCTGGTTCCTCTTGAAGATGCTCCTCATGGTGGCGGAGGGGACAGCTGTGGACGAGAGGGAAGCAGGATGAACATCCCAGAGGTCCGAGTGTAGAAAGGTCTGCCCCAAAGACCAGGAGAAGCTCTTTCAAGAGCTAAAGACTGTTCATAATAATCCCTTCACCATTCAAAGACACTTCCCTTAATATTAACAagaataataacagcaataatgaCAGCCATCACCGAGTTAGCACAGAcacgtgtcaggcactgtgcaaacTATTTTCGTGCATGATCTCATTCAGTGCAAACAGTACCCCGACGTCGGATTGTTACTCCGGTTTAACAGATGTGaaaatggaggttcagagagaCTGCCCAGTTTCCCAGGTCCCTTAGCTAATAGTCCTGAAACTGGTGTGTGAACCAGTCGGCTTGACTGCAAAGCCTGTCAACCTAATGGCAGTCACGTATCTCATTTAAACCCAACCACGCGGTCTGGGAGGGAGGCAAGGTTTCTCTCTTGAGGATTCCTTCTTGAGCCTCTCTGCCCCTTAACCTCCATGGCTTCACCCTGCCTGAATTCTCCACCTGTCTCCCTAACATTCCCGCTCTCAGGCTCCAGCCCCCCACAACTCTCCTCaaccaccttctctctcttcacgGCCCCCTCAGCACTCACGCAGGGTTTGTTTCAGTCTCCCGTCTAGGGAGGTGGTGCCACATGCACACCTTCAGCCACGTCCTCTGCTGGGCTTCAGCCCCCAACCCTGAGTTCATCTCCAGCCCCGGCCCCTCTGTACGGCTGCACATTAGCTTTCCTACTCAAATAGGTGGTATTCAGTGATAAGAGGAAGAATAAAAGTAATCTGGGCTTACTGCAGAAAATTcaggatgagggagagagaggacaagAGAAATTCCCCTTGATTCTCCCGTCCAGAGGGAACTCAGGTTAGCATTTTGGAGCATTTATAACAGGATTTTCTCTGAGTGTTTCACATGTCGAGACCAAACTATATATCACTTGTcattctgccttttttttaacataaaattttatcataagccttttcctttatcattaaagattttgtttattattaaataactaaatatacCCCATTACATGGTAGTTCcgtatgttttttttaaaggattggcacctgagctggcaactgttgccaatcattttttttttccgctttttctccccaaatccccccagtacatagttgtatattctagttgtggcatgtgggacgctgcctcaacatggcccgatgagcggtgccacgtctgtgcccaggatctgaaccagcaaaacccctgGTCGCCGAAGCAGatcgcgagaacttaaccactcggccacggggccggcccctccgtATGTGTTTAACCATTCCACTGTTAGACATTTAGATGGTTTCCAAGTTTTTGCTAGTAAAAATGGGACTGTGATGGTCTTCATTTAAGGCAATGTTCTCATGAGTTTTCAAACTCTGCCCCCAATCCTATCCTCTCCACCGAGCTGTTTCTGCTTCTCAAAGTCGGGGGCGGCCTCCTCCAGAAGCCCCATGAGGACAAATCCTGGGTTGGCATCAGCGTCCTTCTGTGCCGAGCACACAGTGGTGCCCAGGAGATATTTGCTGACAGCAGTGTGCACCACGAGGTGTGTTCGGTCATAAGAATACAGAGCACGTCTCCTAGAAGCATCAGATTTACTTAATGGCAATCTGCGGCATTAGTTTTTTGTTAAAACAAATATTACAGAGTAGGATGCAAACAACACAAGAATTTTCAAGGTAAAAGTAAGACTTTCCTCCCTGCGTGTTAGGGATGAGTTCATTCTCCTCTACACTCCGGGTTCTTCGGGGAGAAATTTTGGGAGCTCTGACGTTCCATCCCTTCCTTTAGGAACCTGAGTCCTCACTATGAGCCTGCTCTCACCCTCGAGCACAGCTGGTGACCAGTGCGTGGATGCAGACGCATCTTCACTCgctcagcaagcatttattaagctcttactATATACCAAGATAAAACAGCCTTGATTCTAAAGCTTGTCTTGAAATGAGAAATGAACGTCCACCTCTGGGCGGCTGACACTCCCCTCCAGTTTGATGAGAACTACAAGCAGCCACATCACGAGACAAAGATGAGTGTCCGGAGccctctgccacctccctctcccctcataCTGTCCAGGATCCCCACGGCCTTTCTTTAAgagagctttattgagatatagttcacataccacATAACTCAGCCATTGAAGCTGTACAGGTCAGTGGCTTTCAGTATATACACAGAGTTGCGCAACCATTACCAAaatctagttttagaacattttcaccaccccaaaaagaaaccccatactcatATTACCAGTCATTCTCcattcccaccccctcccagccctagacaaccactaacctactttctgcctctatcgATTTCCCTGGTCTGGActtttcgtataaatggaatcacacaatatgtggcctttgcgtctggcttctctcactcatataatgtcttca encodes:
- the SYT2 gene encoding synaptotagmin-2 isoform X3, with the protein product MRSIFKRNQEPIVAPATTTATMPVGPVDNSTESGGAGESKSDVFAQMKEKFFNEMNKIPLPPWALIAIAVVAGLLLLTCCFCICKKCCCKKKKNKKEKGKGMKNAMNMKDMRGGQDDDDAETGLTEGEGEGEEEKEPENLGKLQFSLDYDFQANQLTVGVLQAAELPALDMGGTSDPYVKVFLLPDKKKKYETKVHRKTLNPAFNETFTFKVPYQELGGKTLVMAIYDFDRFSKHDIIGEVKVPMNTVDLGQPIEEWRDLQGGEKEEPEKLGDICTSLRYVPTAGKLTVCILEAKNLKKMDVGGLSDPYVKIHLMQNGKRLKKKKTTVKKKTLNPYFNESFSFEIPFEQIQKVQVVVTVLDYDKLGKNEAIGKIFVGSNATGTELRHWSDMLANPRRPIAQWHSLKPEEEVDALLGKNK
- the SYT2 gene encoding synaptotagmin-2 isoform X1; translated protein: MRSIFKRNQEPIVAPATTTATMPVGPVDNSTESGGAGESKSDVFAQMKEKFFNEMNKIPLPPWALIAIAVVAGLLLLTCCFCICKKCCCKKKKNKKEKGKGMKNAMNMKDMRGGQPPQDDDDAETGLTEGEGEGEEEKEPENLGKLQFSLDYDFQANQLTVGVLQAAELPALDMGGTSDPYVKVFLLPDKKKKYETKVHRKTLNPAFNETFTFKVPYQELGGKTLVMAIYDFDRFSKHDIIGEVKVPMNTVDLGQPIEEWRDLQGGEKEEPEKLGDICTSLRYVPTAGKLTVCILEAKNLKKMDVGGLSDPYVKIHLMQNGKRLKKKKTTVKKKTLNPYFNESFSFEIPFEQIQKVQVVVTVLDYDKLGKNEAIGKIFVGSNATGTELRHWSDMLANPRRPIAQWHSLKPEEEVDALLGKNK
- the SYT2 gene encoding synaptotagmin-2 isoform X2, which codes for MLPSPSAQLPAVPSATMRSIFKRNQEPIVAPATTTATMPVGPVDNSTESGGAGESKSDVFAQMKEKFFNEMNKIPLPPWALIAIAVVAGLLLLTCCFCICKKCCCKKKKNKKEKGKGMKNAMNMKDMRGGQDDDDAETGLTEGEGEGEEEKEPENLGKLQFSLDYDFQANQLTVGVLQAAELPALDMGGTSDPYVKVFLLPDKKKKYETKVHRKTLNPAFNETFTFKVPYQELGGKTLVMAIYDFDRFSKHDIIGEVKVPMNTVDLGQPIEEWRDLQGGEKEEPEKLGDICTSLRYVPTAGKLTVCILEAKNLKKMDVGGLSDPYVKIHLMQNGKRLKKKKTTVKKKTLNPYFNESFSFEIPFEQIQKVQVVVTVLDYDKLGKNEAIGKIFVGSNATGTELRHWSDMLANPRRPIAQWHSLKPEEEVDALLGKNK